Proteins from a single region of Oncorhynchus keta strain PuntledgeMale-10-30-2019 unplaced genomic scaffold, Oket_V2 Un_contig_16216_pilon_pilon, whole genome shotgun sequence:
- the LOC127919273 gene encoding uncharacterized protein LOC127919273 isoform X8: protein MVEGTTLQCDGLLGGTAILLEGTTLQCDGLLGGTTILLEGTTLQCDGLLGGTTILLEGTTLQCDGLLGGTTILLEGTTLQCDGLLGGTTILLEGTTLQCDGLLGGTTILLEGTTLQCDGLLGGTTILLEGTTLQCDGLLGGTTILLEGTTLQCDGLLGGTAILLEGTTLQCDGLLGGTTILLEGTTLQCDGLLGGTAILLEGTTLQCDGLLGGTTILLEGTTLQCDGLLGGTAILLEGTTLQCDGLLGGTTILLEGTTLQCDGLLGGTTILLEGTTLQCDGLLGGTAILLEGTTLQCDGLLGGTTILLEGTTLQCDGLLGGTAILLEGTTLQCDGLLGGTAILLEGTTLQCDGLLGGTAILLEGTTLQCDGLLGGTAILLEGTTLQCDGLLGGTAILLEGTTLQCDGLLGGTTILLEGTTLQCDGLLGETTILLEGTTLQCDGLLGETTILLEGTTLQCDGLLGETTILLEGTTLQCTPRELLVSGVVAPGSSSLPSGHSLFLPLPICLSPPLNFMLSQLPALSSLTSLSFIALQVPSRVHQ, encoded by the exons ATGGttgaaggaacaacgttacaatgtgatggactactag gtggaacagccattctgttagaaggaacaacgttacaatgtgatggactactaggtggaacaaccattctgttagaaggaacaacgttacaatgtgatggactactaggtggaacaaccattctgttagaaggaacaacgttacaatgtgatggactactaggtggaacaaccattctgttagaaggaacaacgttacaatgtgatggactactaggtggaacaaccattctgttagaaggaacaacgttacaatgtgatggactactaggtggaacaaccattctgttagaaggaacaacgttacaatgtgatggactactaggtggaacaaccattctgttagaaggaacaacgttacaatgtgatggactactaggtggaacaaccattctgttagaaggaacaacgttacaatgtgatggactactaggtggaacagccattctgttagaaggaacaacgttacaatgtgatggactactaggtggaacaaccattctgttagaaggaacaacgttacaatgtgatggactactaggtggaacagccattctgttagaaggaacaacgttacaatgtgatggactactaggtggaacaaccattctgttagaaggaacaacgttacaatgtgatggactactaggtggaacagccattctgttagaaggaacaacgttacaatgtgatggactactaggtggaacaaccattctgttagaaggaacaacgttacaatgtgatggactactaggtggaacaaccattctgttagaaggaacaacgttacaatgtgatggactactaggtggaacagccattctgttagaaggaacaacgttacaatgtgatggactactaggtggaacaaccattctgttagaaggaacaacattacaatgtgatggactactaggtggaacagccattctgttagaaggaacaacgttacaatgtgatggactactaggtggaacagccattctgttagaaggaacaacgttacaatgtgatggactactaggtggaacagccattctgttagaaggaacaacgttacaatgtgatggactactaggtggaacagccattctgttagaaggaacaacgttacaatgtgatggactactaggtggaacagccattctgttagaaggaacaacgttacaatgtgatggactactaggtggaacaaccattctgttagaaggaacaacgttacaatgtgatggactactaggtgaaacaaccattctgttagaaggaacaacgttacaatgtgatggactactaggtgaaacaaccattctgttagaaggaacaacgttacaatgtgatggactactag gtgaaacaaccattctgttagaaggaacaacgttacaatgtacaccccgagagcttctggtcagcggggtggtggcaccgggatcctcatctctcccaagtggtcattctctctttctccccttacccatctgtctatcgcctcctttgaatttcatgctgtcacagttaccagccctttcaagcttaacatccttatcatttatcgccctccaggtcccctcgagagttcatcaatga
- the LOC127919273 gene encoding uncharacterized protein LOC127919273 isoform X5, whose translation MVEGTTLQCDGLLGGTAILLEGTTLQCDGLLGGTTILLEGTTLQCDGLLGGTTILLEGTTLQCDGLLGGTTILLEGTTLQCDGLLGGTTILLEGTTLQCDGLLGGTTILLEGTTLQCDGLLGGTTILLEGTTLQCDGLLGGTTILLEGTTLQCDGLLGGTAILLEGTTLQCDGLLGGTTILLEGTTLQCDGLLGGTAILLEGTTLQCDGLLGGTTILLEGTTLQCDGLLGGTAILLEGTTLQCDGLLGGTTILLEGTTLQCDGLLGGTTILLEGTTLQCDGLLGGTAILLEGTTLQCDGLLGGTTILLEGTTLQCDGLLGGTAILLEGTTLQCDGLLGGTAILLEGTTLQCDGLLGGTAILLEGTTLQCDGLLGGTAILLEGTTLQCDGLLGGTAILLEGTTLQCDGLLGGTTILLEGTTLQCDGLLGETTILLEGTTLQCDGLLGETTILLEGTTLQCDGLLGGTTILLEGTTLQCDGLLGETTILLEGTTLQCDGLLGETTILLEGTTLQCTPRELLVSGVVAPGSSSLPSGHSLFLPLPICLSPPLNFMLSQLPALSSLTSLSFIALQVPSRVHQ comes from the exons ATGGttgaaggaacaacgttacaatgtgatggactactag gtggaacagccattctgttagaaggaacaacgttacaatgtgatggactactaggtggaacaaccattctgttagaaggaacaacgttacaatgtgatggactactaggtggaacaaccattctgttagaaggaacaacgttacaatgtgatggactactaggtggaacaaccattctgttagaaggaacaacgttacaatgtgatggactactaggtggaacaaccattctgttagaaggaacaacgttacaatgtgatggactactaggtggaacaaccattctgttagaaggaacaacgttacaatgtgatggactactaggtggaacaaccattctgttagaaggaacaacgttacaatgtgatggactactaggtggaacaaccattctgttagaaggaacaacgttacaatgtgatggactactaggtggaacagccattctgttagaaggaacaacgttacaatgtgatggactactaggtggaacaaccattctgttagaaggaacaacgttacaatgtgatggactactaggtggaacagccattctgttagaaggaacaacgttacaatgtgatggactactaggtggaacaaccattctgttagaaggaacaacgttacaatgtgatggactactaggtggaacagccattctgttagaaggaacaacgttacaatgtgatggactactaggtggaacaaccattctgttagaaggaacaacgttacaatgtgatggactactaggtggaacaaccattctgttagaaggaacaacgttacaatgtgatggactactaggtggaacagccattctgttagaaggaacaacgttacaatgtgatggactactaggtggaacaaccattctgttagaaggaacaacattacaatgtgatggactactaggtggaacagccattctgttagaaggaacaacgttacaatgtgatggactactaggtggaacagccattctgttagaaggaacaacgttacaatgtgatggactactaggtggaacagccattctgttagaaggaacaacgttacaatgtgatggactactaggtggaacagccattctgttagaaggaacaacgttacaatgtgatggactactaggtggaacagccattctgttagaaggaacaacgttacaatgtgatggactactaggtggaacaaccattctgttagaaggaacaacgttacaatgtgatggactactaggtgaaacaaccattctgttagaaggaacaacgttacaatgtgatggactactaggtgaaacaaccattctgttagaaggaacaacgttacaatgtgatggactactaggtggaacaaccattctgttagaaggaacaacgttacaatgtgatggactactaggtgaaacaaccattctgttagaaggaacaacgttacaatgtgatggactactag gtgaaacaaccattctgttagaaggaacaacgttacaatgtacaccccgagagcttctggtcagcggggtggtggcaccgggatcctcatctctcccaagtggtcattctctctttctccccttacccatctgtctatcgcctcctttgaatttcatgctgtcacagttaccagccctttcaagcttaacatccttatcatttatcgccctccaggtcccctcgagagttcatcaatga
- the LOC127919273 gene encoding uncharacterized protein LOC127919273 isoform X23, whose protein sequence is MVEGTTLQCDGLLGGTAILLEGTTLQCDGLLGGTTILLEGTTLQCDGLLGGTTILLEGTTLQCDGLLGGTTILLEGTTLQCDGLLGGTTILLEGTTLQCDGLLGGTTILLEGTTLQCDGLLGGTTILLEGTTLQCDGLLGGTTILLEGTTLQCDGLLGGTAILLEGTTLQCDGLLGGTTILLEGTTLQCDGLLGGTAILLEGTTLQCDGLLGGTTILLEGTTLQCDGLLGGTAILLEGTTLQCDGLLGGTTILLEGTTLQCDGLLGGTTILLEGTTLQCDGLLGGTAILLEGTTLQCDGLLGGTTILLEGTTLQCDGLLGGTAILLEGTTLQCDGLLGGTAILLEGTTLQCDGLLGGTAILLEGTTLQCDGLLGGTTILLEGTTLQCDGLLGGTAILLEGTTLQCDGLLGETTILLEGTTLQCTPRELLVSGVVAPGSSSLPSGHSLFLPLPICLSPPLNFMLSQLPALSSLTSLSFIALQVPSRVHQ, encoded by the exons ATGGttgaaggaacaacgttacaatgtgatggactactag gtggaacagccattctgttagaaggaacaacgttacaatgtgatggactactaggtggaacaaccattctgttagaaggaacaacgttacaatgtgatggactactaggtggaacaaccattctgttagaaggaacaacgttacaatgtgatggactactaggtggaacaaccattctgttagaaggaacaacgttacaatgtgatggactactaggtggaacaaccattctgttagaaggaacaacgttacaatgtgatggactactaggtggaacaaccattctgttagaaggaacaacgttacaatgtgatggactactaggtggaacaaccattctgttagaaggaacaacgttacaatgtgatggactactaggtggaacaaccattctgttagaaggaacaacgttacaatgtgatggactactaggtggaacagccattctgttagaaggaacaacgttacaatgtgatggactactaggtggaacaaccattctgttagaaggaacaacgttacaatgtgatggactactaggtggaacagccattctgttagaaggaacaacgttacaatgtgatggactactaggtggaacaaccattctgttagaaggaacaacgttacaatgtgatggactactaggtggaacagccattctgttagaaggaacaacgttacaatgtgatggactactaggtggaacaaccattctgttagaaggaacaacgttacaatgtgatggactactaggtggaacaaccattctgttagaaggaacaacgttacaatgtgatggactactaggtggaacagccattctgttagaaggaacaacgttacaatgtgatggactactaggtggaacaaccattctgttagaaggaacaacattacaatgtgatggactactaggtggaacagccattctgttagaaggaacaacgttacaatgtgatggactactaggtggaacagccattctgttagaaggaacaacgttacaatgtgatggactactaggtggaacagccattctgttagaaggaacaacgttacaatgtgatggactactag gtggaacaaccattctgttagaaggaacaacgttacaatgtgatggactactaggtggaacagccattctgttagaaggaacaacgttacaatgtgatggactactaggtgaaacaaccattctgttagaaggaacaacgttacaatgtacaccccgagagcttctggtcagcggggtggtggcaccgggatcctcatctctcccaagtggtcattctctctttctccccttacccatctgtctatcgcctcctttgaatttcatgctgtcacagttaccagccctttcaagcttaacatccttatcatttatcgccctccaggtcccctcgagagttcatcaatga
- the LOC127919273 gene encoding uncharacterized protein LOC127919273 isoform X37: MVEGTTLQCDGLLGGTAILLEGTTLQCDGLLGGTTILLEGTTLQCDGLLGGTTILLEGTTLQCDGLLGGTTILLEGTTLQCDGLLGGTTILLEGTTLQCDGLLGGTTILLEGTTLQCDGLLGGTTILLEGTTLQCDGLLGGTTILLEGTTLQCDGLLGGTAILLEGTTLQCDGLLGGTTILLEGTTLQCDGLLGGTAILLEGTTLQCDGLLGGTTILLEGTTLQCDGLLGGTAILLEGTTLQCDGLLGGTTILLEGTTLQCDGLLGGTTILLEGTTLQCDGLLGGTAILLEGTTLQCDGLLGGTTILLEGTTLQCDGLLGGTAILLEGTTLQCDGLLGETTILLEGTTLQCDGLLGETTILLEGTTLQCTPRELLVSGVVAPGSSSLPSGHSLFLPLPICLSPPLNFMLSQLPALSSLTSLSFIALQVPSRVHQ, translated from the exons ATGGttgaaggaacaacgttacaatgtgatggactactag gtggaacagccattctgttagaaggaacaacgttacaatgtgatggactactaggtggaacaaccattctgttagaaggaacaacgttacaatgtgatggactactaggtggaacaaccattctgttagaaggaacaacgttacaatgtgatggactactaggtggaacaaccattctgttagaaggaacaacgttacaatgtgatggactactaggtggaacaaccattctgttagaaggaacaacgttacaatgtgatggactactaggtggaacaaccattctgttagaaggaacaacgttacaatgtgatggactactaggtggaacaaccattctgttagaaggaacaacgttacaatgtgatggactactaggtggaacaaccattctgttagaaggaacaacgttacaatgtgatggactactaggtggaacagccattctgttagaaggaacaacgttacaatgtgatggactactaggtggaacaaccattctgttagaaggaacaacgttacaatgtgatggactactaggtggaacagccattctgttagaaggaacaacgttacaatgtgatggactactaggtggaacaaccattctgttagaaggaacaacgttacaatgtgatggactactaggtggaacagccattctgttagaaggaacaacgttacaatgtgatggactactaggtggaacaaccattctgttagaaggaacaacgttacaatgtgatggactactaggtggaacaaccattctgttagaaggaacaacgttacaatgtgatggactactaggtggaacagccattctgttagaaggaacaacgttacaatgtgatggactactaggtggaacaaccattctgttagaaggaacaacattacaatgtgatggactactaggtggaacagccattctgttagaaggaacaacgttacaatgtgatggactactag gtgaaacaaccattctgttagaaggaacaacgttacaatgtgatggactactag gtgaaacaaccattctgttagaaggaacaacgttacaatgtacaccccgagagcttctggtcagcggggtggtggcaccgggatcctcatctctcccaagtggtcattctctctttctccccttacccatctgtctatcgcctcctttgaatttcatgctgtcacagttaccagccctttcaagcttaacatccttatcatttatcgccctccaggtcccctcgagagttcatcaatga
- the LOC127919273 gene encoding uncharacterized protein LOC127919273 isoform X24: MVEGTTLQCDGLLGGTAILLEGTTLQCDGLLGGTTILLEGTTLQCDGLLGGTTILLEGTTLQCDGLLGGTTILLEGTTLQCDGLLGGTTILLEGTTLQCDGLLGGTTILLEGTTLQCDGLLGGTTILLEGTTLQCDGLLGGTTILLEGTTLQCDGLLGGTAILLEGTTLQCDGLLGGTTILLEGTTLQCDGLLGGTAILLEGTTLQCDGLLGGTTILLEGTTLQCDGLLGGTAILLEGTTLQCDGLLGGTTILLEGTTLQCDGLLGGTTILLEGTTLQCDGLLGGTAILLEGTTLQCDGLLGGTTILLEGTTLQCDGLLGGTAILLEGTTLQCDGLLGGTAILLEGTTLQCDGLLGGTAILLEGTTLQCDGLLGETTILLEGTTLQCDGLLGETTILLEGTTLQCDGLLGETTILLEGTTLQCTPRELLVSGVVAPGSSSLPSGHSLFLPLPICLSPPLNFMLSQLPALSSLTSLSFIALQVPSRVHQ, encoded by the exons ATGGttgaaggaacaacgttacaatgtgatggactactag gtggaacagccattctgttagaaggaacaacgttacaatgtgatggactactaggtggaacaaccattctgttagaaggaacaacgttacaatgtgatggactactaggtggaacaaccattctgttagaaggaacaacgttacaatgtgatggactactaggtggaacaaccattctgttagaaggaacaacgttacaatgtgatggactactaggtggaacaaccattctgttagaaggaacaacgttacaatgtgatggactactaggtggaacaaccattctgttagaaggaacaacgttacaatgtgatggactactaggtggaacaaccattctgttagaaggaacaacgttacaatgtgatggactactaggtggaacaaccattctgttagaaggaacaacgttacaatgtgatggactactaggtggaacagccattctgttagaaggaacaacgttacaatgtgatggactactaggtggaacaaccattctgttagaaggaacaacgttacaatgtgatggactactaggtggaacagccattctgttagaaggaacaacgttacaatgtgatggactactaggtggaacaaccattctgttagaaggaacaacgttacaatgtgatggactactaggtggaacagccattctgttagaaggaacaacgttacaatgtgatggactactaggtggaacaaccattctgttagaaggaacaacgttacaatgtgatggactactaggtggaacaaccattctgttagaaggaacaacgttacaatgtgatggactactaggtggaacagccattctgttagaaggaacaacgttacaatgtgatggactactaggtggaacaaccattctgttagaaggaacaacattacaatgtgatggactactaggtggaacagccattctgttagaaggaacaacgttacaatgtgatggactactaggtggaacagccattctgttagaaggaacaacgttacaatgtgatggactactaggtggaacagccattctgttagaaggaacaacgttacaatgtgatggactactag gtgaaacaaccattctgttagaaggaacaacgttacaatgtgatggactactaggtgaaacaaccattctgttagaaggaacaacgttacaatgtgatggactactag gtgaaacaaccattctgttagaaggaacaacgttacaatgtacaccccgagagcttctggtcagcggggtggtggcaccgggatcctcatctctcccaagtggtcattctctctttctccccttacccatctgtctatcgcctcctttgaatttcatgctgtcacagttaccagccctttcaagcttaacatccttatcatttatcgccctccaggtcccctcgagagttcatcaatga
- the LOC127919273 gene encoding uncharacterized protein LOC127919273 isoform X25 → MVEGTTLQCDGLLGGTAILLEGTTLQCDGLLGGTTILLEGTTLQCDGLLGGTTILLEGTTLQCDGLLGGTTILLEGTTLQCDGLLGGTTILLEGTTLQCDGLLGGTTILLEGTTLQCDGLLGGTTILLEGTTLQCDGLLGGTTILLEGTTLQCDGLLGGTAILLEGTTLQCDGLLGGTTILLEGTTLQCDGLLGGTAILLEGTTLQCDGLLGGTTILLEGTTLQCDGLLGGTAILLEGTTLQCDGLLGGTTILLEGTTLQCDGLLGGTTILLEGTTLQCDGLLGGTAILLEGTTLQCDGLLGGTTILLEGTTLQCDGLLGGTAILLEGTTLQCDGLLGGTAILLEGTTLQCDGLLGGTAILLEGTTLQCDGLLGGTTILLEGTTLQCDGLLGETTILLEGTTLQCTPRELLVSGVVAPGSSSLPSGHSLFLPLPICLSPPLNFMLSQLPALSSLTSLSFIALQVPSRVHQ, encoded by the exons ATGGttgaaggaacaacgttacaatgtgatggactactag gtggaacagccattctgttagaaggaacaacgttacaatgtgatggactactaggtggaacaaccattctgttagaaggaacaacgttacaatgtgatggactactaggtggaacaaccattctgttagaaggaacaacgttacaatgtgatggactactaggtggaacaaccattctgttagaaggaacaacgttacaatgtgatggactactaggtggaacaaccattctgttagaaggaacaacgttacaatgtgatggactactaggtggaacaaccattctgttagaaggaacaacgttacaatgtgatggactactaggtggaacaaccattctgttagaaggaacaacgttacaatgtgatggactactaggtggaacaaccattctgttagaaggaacaacgttacaatgtgatggactactaggtggaacagccattctgttagaaggaacaacgttacaatgtgatggactactaggtggaacaaccattctgttagaaggaacaacgttacaatgtgatggactactaggtggaacagccattctgttagaaggaacaacgttacaatgtgatggactactaggtggaacaaccattctgttagaaggaacaacgttacaatgtgatggactactaggtggaacagccattctgttagaaggaacaacgttacaatgtgatggactactaggtggaacaaccattctgttagaaggaacaacgttacaatgtgatggactactaggtggaacaaccattctgttagaaggaacaacgttacaatgtgatggactactaggtggaacagccattctgttagaaggaacaacgttacaatgtgatggactactaggtggaacaaccattctgttagaaggaacaacattacaatgtgatggactactaggtggaacagccattctgttagaaggaacaacgttacaatgtgatggactactaggtggaacagccattctgttagaaggaacaacgttacaatgtgatggactactaggtggaacagccattctgttagaaggaacaacgttacaatgtgatggactactag gtggaacaaccattctgttagaaggaacaacgttacaatgtgatggactactag gtgaaacaaccattctgttagaaggaacaacgttacaatgtacaccccgagagcttctggtcagcggggtggtggcaccgggatcctcatctctcccaagtggtcattctctctttctccccttacccatctgtctatcgcctcctttgaatttcatgctgtcacagttaccagccctttcaagcttaacatccttatcatttatcgccctccaggtcccctcgagagttcatcaatga
- the LOC127919273 gene encoding uncharacterized protein LOC127919273 isoform X7, protein MVEGTTLQCDGLLGGTAILLEGTTLQCDGLLGGTTILLEGTTLQCDGLLGGTTILLEGTTLQCDGLLGGTTILLEGTTLQCDGLLGGTTILLEGTTLQCDGLLGGTTILLEGTTLQCDGLLGGTTILLEGTTLQCDGLLGGTTILLEGTTLQCDGLLGGTAILLEGTTLQCDGLLGGTTILLEGTTLQCDGLLGGTAILLEGTTLQCDGLLGGTTILLEGTTLQCDGLLGGTAILLEGTTLQCDGLLGGTTILLEGTTLQCDGLLGGTTILLEGTTLQCDGLLGGTAILLEGTTLQCDGLLGGTTILLEGTTLQCDGLLGGTAILLEGTTLQCDGLLGGTAILLEGTTLQCDGLLGGTAILLEGTTLQCDGLLGGTAILLEGTTLQCDGLLGGTAILLEGTTLQCDGLLGGTTILLEGTTLQCDGLLGETTILLEGTTLQCDGLLGETTILLEGTTLQCDGLLGETTILLEGTTLQCDGLLGETTILLEGTTLQCTPRELLVSGVVAPGSSSLPSGHSLFLPLPICLSPPLNFMLSQLPALSSLTSLSFIALQVPSRVHQ, encoded by the exons ATGGttgaaggaacaacgttacaatgtgatggactactag gtggaacagccattctgttagaaggaacaacgttacaatgtgatggactactaggtggaacaaccattctgttagaaggaacaacgttacaatgtgatggactactaggtggaacaaccattctgttagaaggaacaacgttacaatgtgatggactactaggtggaacaaccattctgttagaaggaacaacgttacaatgtgatggactactaggtggaacaaccattctgttagaaggaacaacgttacaatgtgatggactactaggtggaacaaccattctgttagaaggaacaacgttacaatgtgatggactactaggtggaacaaccattctgttagaaggaacaacgttacaatgtgatggactactaggtggaacaaccattctgttagaaggaacaacgttacaatgtgatggactactaggtggaacagccattctgttagaaggaacaacgttacaatgtgatggactactaggtggaacaaccattctgttagaaggaacaacgttacaatgtgatggactactaggtggaacagccattctgttagaaggaacaacgttacaatgtgatggactactaggtggaacaaccattctgttagaaggaacaacgttacaatgtgatggactactaggtggaacagccattctgttagaaggaacaacgttacaatgtgatggactactaggtggaacaaccattctgttagaaggaacaacgttacaatgtgatggactactaggtggaacaaccattctgttagaaggaacaacgttacaatgtgatggactactaggtggaacagccattctgttagaaggaacaacgttacaatgtgatggactactaggtggaacaaccattctgttagaaggaacaacattacaatgtgatggactactaggtggaacagccattctgttagaaggaacaacgttacaatgtgatggactactaggtggaacagccattctgttagaaggaacaacgttacaatgtgatggactactaggtggaacagccattctgttagaaggaacaacgttacaatgtgatggactactaggtggaacagccattctgttagaaggaacaacgttacaatgtgatggactactaggtggaacagccattctgttagaaggaacaacgttacaatgtgatggactactaggtggaacaaccattctgttagaaggaacaacgttacaatgtgatggactactaggtgaaacaaccattctgttagaaggaacaacgttacaatgtgatggactactaggtgaaacaaccattctgttagaaggaacaacgttacaatgtgatggactactag gtgaaacaaccattctgttagaaggaacaacgttacaatgtgatggactactag gtgaaacaaccattctgttagaaggaacaacgttacaatgtacaccccgagagcttctggtcagcggggtggtggcaccgggatcctcatctctcccaagtggtcattctctctttctccccttacccatctgtctatcgcctcctttgaatttcatgctgtcacagttaccagccctttcaagcttaacatccttatcatttatcgccctccaggtcccctcgagagttcatcaatga